Proteins from a single region of Candidatus Micrarchaeum acidiphilum ARMAN-2:
- a CDS encoding Peptidase A5, thermopsin: MKSKKKHSKKRIIAYIIIAIVIIFVVSTILGSLIPYVNVTNIQLIANLTSRKNVTELEGFTQIANSIENYTLSVSNPNYYNMTLENFEVKTANFSLVGVRPNLPVVIKPQTTENFTLLIKLPNYTYNGTLSIIENYKINHIYYKYNSFEQLNLTNNELLIIKAMTNTPSNVSVLTNSEYNNFTLNRPYSAAYHKNINSNSVLTIDNLNAGSYYILMFSNSSNSTFNFESFMPNEFKLINGTYAMNFNLNNISKINFTCASTDPSQIYLSNNNRSALLINITKENLSSIWLINQYLNKGNYTISVKSNGTTLVAFNITPRLVNPFHDIFQNKSNGAVPTGIASYGLYDTLNKSTRTYQIRTNEIIGIANVSSIKAYNATPPSNVSKYGASLQLNVVMNGYNSNGKEMTYWLQDVVRFNTSDKNFYILDNIWNYSLPQANMTEVYGNGKLSTYTFNSTYKQKLYVFSFPKYYMNYSLPLSIKLITIAKGNRISFGYQILKNDYCNFNQNSFTCRDMYLNATPQSVIFYDNVTIPDLNNYSILVTPYYETPGTINSNGNYYDAELIFGGEGNGENTTFSSMNATLQLLYKRNGTLTMFPTYYTFGRDTEEGVYNLYTAVKNGTGYVNIGNLNPLDDIKSDYNLTYLQHNYTLR; this comes from the coding sequence ATGAAATCTAAGAAAAAACACTCTAAAAAACGCATAATTGCATATATCATAATAGCAATAGTAATTATTTTTGTGGTATCGACAATCTTAGGTTCGTTAATTCCTTATGTTAATGTAACTAATATTCAACTTATTGCGAATTTGACTTCAAGGAAAAACGTAACCGAATTAGAAGGATTTACGCAAATAGCCAATAGCATAGAAAATTATACACTAAGTGTATCAAATCCCAATTATTACAATATGACATTAGAAAATTTTGAAGTAAAGACGGCAAACTTTAGTTTAGTGGGGGTAAGACCTAATTTACCAGTCGTAATTAAACCACAAACTACAGAGAATTTTACGCTGCTTATAAAGCTACCTAATTATACTTATAATGGTACACTTTCCATTATAGAAAACTATAAAATTAACCACATTTATTACAAATATAATTCTTTTGAACAGTTAAATCTTACAAACAATGAGCTCTTAATAATAAAGGCAATGACGAATACGCCATCAAACGTATCAGTATTGACAAATTCGGAATACAATAATTTTACATTGAATAGACCTTATAGTGCGGCCTATCACAAAAATATTAATTCAAATAGCGTATTGACCATAGATAATTTGAATGCCGGGTCATATTACATACTCATGTTTTCTAATTCTTCCAATTCTACTTTTAACTTTGAAAGTTTTATGCCAAATGAATTTAAACTAATTAATGGAACATATGCAATGAATTTTAATTTAAATAATATCAGCAAAATAAATTTCACGTGCGCCTCAACAGATCCCTCGCAGATTTATCTTTCAAACAACAATAGGTCAGCCCTGCTAATTAACATTACAAAAGAGAATCTTTCGTCAATATGGTTGATTAATCAGTATCTGAATAAGGGCAACTATACCATATCTGTAAAATCGAATGGTACTACTTTGGTTGCGTTCAATATAACACCTAGATTGGTTAACCCCTTTCATGATATATTCCAGAATAAATCAAATGGAGCAGTGCCTACAGGAATAGCAAGCTATGGATTATATGATACCTTAAACAAATCCACAAGAACCTATCAGATAAGGACGAACGAAATCATTGGAATTGCAAATGTAAGTTCAATCAAAGCGTATAATGCCACGCCACCCTCAAATGTATCTAAATATGGTGCAAGCCTACAGCTCAATGTAGTAATGAATGGTTACAATAGTAATGGAAAAGAAATGACATATTGGTTACAGGACGTGGTTAGGTTTAATACAAGTGACAAAAACTTTTATATACTCGATAATATTTGGAATTATTCGCTGCCTCAGGCGAACATGACAGAAGTATATGGAAATGGTAAATTAAGTACCTATACATTTAATTCCACTTACAAACAAAAATTATACGTTTTCTCCTTTCCAAAATACTATATGAATTATTCATTACCACTTTCAATAAAGCTCATTACAATTGCAAAAGGCAATAGAATATCCTTCGGCTACCAGATACTAAAGAATGATTATTGTAATTTTAATCAAAATAGTTTTACATGTAGAGATATGTACCTAAATGCTACGCCACAATCAGTTATATTCTATGATAACGTTACAATACCAGATCTAAACAACTATTCTATTTTAGTAACGCCATATTATGAAACACCTGGCACAATAAATAGTAATGGTAATTACTATGATGCTGAATTGATTTTTGGTGGAGAAGGCAATGGTGAAAACACCACGTTTTCCTCTATGAATGCAACATTGCAATTACTTTATAAAAGAAATGGGACATTAACAATGTTTCCAACCTACTATACTTTTGGACGAGATACAGAAGAAGGCGTATATAATCTATATACGGCGGTTAAAAATGGAACAGGTTATGTTAATATTGGCAATTTAA